The Microbacterium phyllosphaerae region CGGCCAGGTGGACTTCGCACGCTTCTTCCCCGATGACGACGGACCGGTCTCGCGCGAGGACGGACCCGCCCACGCCACGGCGTCCGCTCTCGTGTTCGATCCGACGCTCACACGCACGCTGCTCGTGTTCCATACCAAGGGGCAGTTCTGGGTGCAGCCCGGCGGTCACCTCGAATCCGGTGACGAATCGATCGCGGATGCCGCGCTGCGCGAGCTTCGGGAGGAGACCGGGGTCGTCGTGACGGACGTTCCTGAACCTCTCGTGTACGACCTCGACCATCACGCGCTGTCGTCGGCCTTCGGCCGCTGCGCCTCGCACCTCGACATCGGCGTCGCGATCGTCGTCACGGACGACACGGCCCTGATCGTGAGCGACGAGTCGGAGGACGTGCGCTGGTGGCCGATCGATGCGCTCCCCGATCAGGTTCCCGTGGGGTTCGACGGTCGCGTGCGACGGCTGCGGGATCGACTGAGGGTCTGACGATCACGCGACCTCGGCGAAGCGACTGACGGGCCGATCACTCAACGAAGCGCCGTGCGGCTGGTGCCGGTCGCCTCGAGCCGCACACCGTCGGGGACGAAGATCGACAACAGCGGCGGATGCCAGTCTGCGGAGACCGTCACCCGGGCCGAGAGGCCGTCCGGAGCCGTGGCCGACACCAGGCTCGCCTCCCCCGGCAGATCGGCGACCAGCGCGAGCGCCTGATCTCTGACACCCTCGTCGGTGAGATCAGCATGCGCCGTCCCGCCCTCGACCACCAGTGTGAAGCCGTCTGCTCCGGCGAGCGCTGCAGCGTCGGCGAGCGCATCGAGGCGATTCTGCGAGATGTACATGTCGGTGGCGCACACGCTCACGAGGATGAGCGCGACAGCGAGGAGCGCGTACCCCAGCGTGAGGAGCAGGACGCTCCCCTCATCCGCCTCTCTCATCCCGAGCCCCACAGCCGCGAGACCTTCTGCACGGCTGTCCCTTCAACCGGGATGGATGCGGCGTCGTCCGCCCCGAAGATCGCCGGGATCAACGGCAGCGCGACCCTCGCCGCGACGGTGACCGTGATCGTCGCCCCGGCCGCGGGGCATGCCGCGGTCGCGGGCAGACACGTCACCGACACCTCGATTGCATCGGGGGCGAGGCCGTACTGCTCGGAGACGTCGGCGAGCACGCGCTCGCCGCGCAGTTCGGCGGTGTCCGCGTCGGGTGCGAGGGCGATCACCCTGGCTGTCTGACGGGCTGCCGCCTCTGCGCCGAGCGTCTGCTCCTGGATGGCTCCGAGCGCGATGATCAGGTACACGAGCGGCACGAGCAGCACCACCCCGACGGTGATGAACTCGAGCGCCGCCGACCCTTCGTCATCCATCGTCGAACGACTCCTCCGGAGCATGCGCCTCGACCTCCAACCCGAACGGGACGCCGAGAAGCCCGATCACCGGCAGCGTGGTGCGGATGCGCACGTCGATGGTCGGCTGCCCGAGCGAGGTCGAGTGCCCGACCGACACATCCTCTGCGTATTCCTCCCCCACGGCACGAGTGATGCTCTCTCTCGCACGCGCGGCGCCCTGTTCGACGGTCGTGTCCGCGAGAGCCGCGTAGTACGCACCGTCGACGGCCGCATCATGCACCACGTTGCGGACGTACACCGCGAGGGCGAGTTGCAGCACAGCGAGCGTCATCAGTGTGAGCAGCGTTCCGACGAGCACGAACTCGACCGGGCTCGACCCTCGCTCGTCGAAGGGCGTGCGAGGCGTCGTCATGTCGCGCACGAGGCGAGCTCCATCAGATGCCCGACACGCGCTGGAGGGCCTGCTCGAACAGGGTGCTCAGCGCCGGACCCGCCACAGCCCAGATCAGCACGACGAGACCCGCCGTCATCAACGTGACGAGCACCCAGCCGGGTACGTCGCCGCGTTCCCCGTCGAGGATTTTGGTCACCGAGCGCATCTCACGCGCCTGTCGCTGTCGAAGAGTGTTCATGTCGTCCTTTCGTGGGGCGCTCAGCCGATGCCGAGTCGCAGGATGAAGAGGCCGGGATAGATGGCGAAGAGAACAGACAGGGGAAGGATCAGGAACACGAGCGGCAGGAGCATCAGGATCTCCTTGCGGCCCGCCTGTTCGATCAGGACGCGCTTGGCGTCTTCCCGGGCATCCCCCGCCTGCGCGTGCAGCACCGCCGACAGCGGAGCGCCGTGCTCGAGGGCGGCGACCACCTGGTCGACAGCACGGGTCAACCCGGGAAGTTGCAGGCGCCGAGTCATCTCCCCGAGCGCATCGGCGAGGGGTTCGCCTGTTCCCACAGCGAGGACGACGAGTCGGAACTCGACGGTGAGCTCGCCGGATCCGACCGCCGCGACACGACGGACCGAATCGAGGAATCCTTCTCCGGCCGACAGGCAGAGCGCGAGGAACTCGAGTGTCGTGGGCAGCTCATCGGTGAGCCGCCCGCGACGCGTCGCCACACGCATGGCCAGTCGAGCCTCGTAGCCGACTCCCGCGGCCGCACCGGCGAGCGTCGGGAGCAGTGCGAGCGGCGGGCTCATGCGGCCCGCGACGGCGAGCACGATGACGGTGAGCGCACCGGTCATGACGCCGACGATCACCCAGCCGAGCTGACGGGCTCGGAACGTCGTGGTGTCCAGGCCGAGTCCGGCCTGGCTGAGTCTTCGGCGCAGCACATCGTCAGCACCGAGAAGCCGCTCGAACATCGCCAGCAACCGGCGCCAGAGCGTGCGCTCTCCGACCGGGAGCACCCCGGCCCGGGGGAGCGCGACGTGCGGCAGATCCGCGTCTGCGACGACGTCACGCACGTACGGGGCGATCCTGAGCATGAGCGGTGTCGCCGACCACCGAGGGATCGCCGTGAGCAGGCACAGTACCCCCGACGAGAGCACCCCACCCCAGAGCACGGCGATCGCCATGGTCGTGAACGGGTTCACCCGAACCACCGCCCGGGCTCCGGAAGTCGTCCGATGCGGATCATGACGCGGTACGCGATCACCGAGACCGCCGCACCGAGGCAGATGACGATCATGCCCTCGGCCGTCCCGTACGCGGCAGCCCCTTCGGGCCGCAGCACGAGCAGACCGAGGATCACCCATGGCGCCACAGAGCCGAGAACCGCCGCACCCCGGATCCACGACTGGCGAGCCTCCACCTCGCCTCTCAGCGCGGCATCCTGTCTGACGGACGAGGACAACGCACGCAGGACGCCACCGAGCTCGGTGCCGCCGACCTGTCTCGCCATTCGCAGGGTCTCGATGATCCGATCGGCGATCGGGTCGGCGAGTGCGAGCTTCAGCCGATCGAGGCTCGTCTCGAATCGGCCCGTCGCACGCAGGTCGCGGGCGAACACCACGAATGCCGGTCGCATCATCGCGGGCGACGACTCGGCAAGACTCGCAACGGCGTCCGGCAATGACAGGCCCACGCGGATGGACGCGATCAGGAGGTCGCAGACGTCGGGCCAGAGCTGTCGACGGCGCTTGCGAAGTCGCTGGCGCCTCGACCGCAGGAATACGACAGGCGAGACGGCGGCGGTCGCGCCGGCGAGAACGGAGAGGGCAGGGATCGCTGTGACGAGCCAGACGACGGATGCCGCGGCGAGCGCGAGCATCCCCATGACGACCGTGAGTACCCGCGGACGGACCGCGCCGAACCCTGCCTCTTCAAGCACGCGGACGAGGCGGCCTCGTCGCGTCGCAGGCTGCGCCTCCGTGCGAGGCGGCCACAGCCATGGAGACGCGCACAGCAGCAGCCCTGCGGCGAGTGCGGCTCCCAACAGCACCGTCACCGCGCGTCGCCGATCCGCCTGAGGTCTCCGCGTCGAGACACCTTCACGTCGCCGCCATACGCATACAGCGTTCGGCAGACGATCCGCCCGTCGGCGACCTCCCCGTTGGGTGCGATGACCTCGTGCACGCGCCGCGTCCCGTCGTCATCGCGCACGCAGTGCACCACGAGGTCGACCGCCCTCGCGAGAGCCGGGGCGACGAAGGCCCGGTCGATGTTCCGTCCTGCCAACAGCGGGAGGAGGGTCAGCTTGTCGAGGGCCTCCTCGGCCGAGCTGGCATGCACCGTCGCGGCACCGGGAACTCCGGTGTTGAGTGCGAGGACGAGATCGAGCGCCTCCGCATCCCTGACCTCACCGACGACGAGGCGGTCCGGACGCATCCTGAGCGCCTCCTTCACGAGACGACGAAGCGTGATCTCTCCCGTCCCCTCGAGGCTCGCCTGACGCCCCTGCAAGGACACGATGTCCGGGCCGTCGACGGCGAGCTCGAACGTCTCCTCGACCGTGACGATGCGCTGCCGGTCGACGCACGAGGCGAGGAGCGCACCGAGGAACGTGGTCTTTCCGGCGTGGGTCGCACCCGAGACGATGATGCTCTGCCCGTCGAGCATCGCTTGGTGCAGGATCGTGGCCAGCTCGGCGGGGAGGGCACCGTGTGCGACCAGCGCGTCGAGCGATCGGTACCGTGGCAGGAACTTGCGGATGTTCACCGACCACCCGCCTCGGACCACGTCCGCGATGGCGACGTGCAGTCGTGACCCGTCCGGCAGCGATGCGTCGACGAACGGTTGGCTGATGTCGACCCTGCGCCCTGTCGACTGCAGCATCCTCTCGACGACGTCGCGCAGCTGCGAGTCACTCAACCGCAGGGCGAGGCGCTCCGACACTCCTCCGCGCGCGACATGGATGCTCTCGGGACCGTTGAGCCAGATCTCCTCGATCTCGGGGTCGTCGAGCAGTGGCTGCAGCGCTCCGAAGCCGGTCACCGACGCGAGCACGTCTCGCACGAAAGCGGCCTCGTCGTCGATCATGATCTCGCCACGCGAGAGGGCGAGGTCATTGAAGCGACGGACCTCGGCGAGCGCGACGGAGCGGGCCACCGCCGGATCGAGCGACGGATCCGTCGCCTCGGCGCGGAGTCTCTGGCGGACACGCTCGACGACGAGGACGGAGGGGTGGATCACCCGAGCATCCTCGCAAGGATCGTGCATATGCCGCCGGAGTTATCCACAGTGCCGGACGGAGCCTGCGGGCGGATCCCCAGGAACGCACGATCCCCCGATCAGTAGACTGATTTCACCGCGCGGGAGTGGTGAAATTGGCAGACACGCAGGATTTAGGTTCCTGTGCCCTAGGGCGTGTGGGTTCAAGTCCCACCTTCCGCACCGATCAGTCGCATGCCGTGCGGCCGACGACTTGACCGCCGCACAGCTCACTACGACGGGAAATCCATGCATCACGCCGCTCTCATCCCCTGGCTCGACCCCGCCACCATCATCGGCTCGGCCGGCCCCTGGGCGCTGCTCGTGGTGTGCTTCATCGTCTTCGCCGAGACGGGTCTTCTCGTGGGCTTCCTGCTGCCGGGCGACACGCTGCTGGTGATCTCGGGTCTGCTGTCGCACCCGCTCGCCGGCTCCGAGCACGGCGTGTTCGGACTCAACGTCTGGATCGTCGCCCTGCTCATCGGGTTGTCCGCCTTCGTCGGTGGTGAAGTTGGCTACCTGATCGGCCACAAGGGCGGGCCTGCGGTCTTCGAACGCAAGGAATCCGGCCTCTTCAGCAAGAAGAACGTCGAGCGCACCAACGCGTTCTTCGAGCGTTTCGGCGGCATCACCGTCATCCTCGCCCGCTTCGTGCCGATCGTCCGCACGTTCGCGCCCGTCGCTGCCGGCGTCGGCCACATGCCGTGGCGCCGCTACACGCTCTACAACCTGATCGGTGCGATCCTCTGGGGCTTCGGCCTCACGATGTTCGGCTACGCGATCGGCTTCATCCCTCCGGTCGCGCACTTCGTCGAGAGCTACATCGACCTGATCCTGCTCGCCGCCGTCGGCGGTACCGCGCTCGTCACGCTCTGGCACTACCTGTCCGAGCGTCACAAGGCGAAGAAGGAAGCCCTCGCCGGTGAGGGTGAGACCGACGCCGCCGAGGCGGAAGAGCTCACGCTCGACCCCGAGGTGTTCGACCGCGCTCCCGACTTCGACGGAGACGGCAAGCACTGACCTCGAACGATCGAAGACCGGCGGGCTGAGACTCTCAGCCCGCCTTCTTCTTGCTCGGGCTCGTCTTGGTGCTCGTCTTGGTGTCGGCCGACTCCGACCGAGCGGCCTTGGTGCGGGCGACGCTGGCACGCAGTGCCTCCATCAGGTCGATGACCTCGCCGCTCTTGGCGTCACCTTCGGCCTCGCCGAACGTCTCCGACACGTCGAACGTGTCACCCGCCTCGATCTTGGCGTCGATCAGGGTCCGCAGCTCCTTCTGGTACTCGTCGACGAACGATTCGGGGTCGAAGTCGGCCGAATAGCTGTCGACGAGGGATGCCGAGAGCTCGAGCTCCTTCTTCGAGATCCGCACGTCCTCATCCAGCGCCGGGAACTCCGCCTCACGCACCTCGTCGGCCCACAGCAGCGTCTGCAGGACCAGCACCTTGCCGCGCACGCGGAGCGCCGCGAGCCGGGTCTTCTGACGCAGCGTGAAGCGCACGATCGCCGTGCGGTCGGTCTGCTCGAGCGTCTTGCGCAGCAGCACGTAGGCCTTGGGTGACTTCGAGTCGGGCTCGAGGTAGTACGGCTTGTCCAGCGTCAGCAGATCGACTTGGTCGGAGGGAACGAACTCGACGACGTCGATCTCACGGCTCTTCTCGGCGGGCAGTGCCGCCAGGTCATCCTTCGTGAGCACGACCGTCTGGCCCTCCTCGACGTACGCACGGTCGATGTCGGCATACGCCACGGTCTCTCCGCACACCTCACAGGTGCGCTGATACCGGATGCGACCGCCATCCTTCTCGTGCACCTGATGCAGCGGCACGTCGTGATCCTCCGTCGCGGAGTACACCTTGACCGGCACGTTCACGAGGCCGAAGGTCAGCGCGCCCTTCCAGATCGTTCTCATGCCCCCAGTGAACACCAGGCGCCCCGGTCGCGGCCAGTACCTTGACTACGCTGGCGCTATGGCTCCGGAGGCGCAGAACGTGCAGATCGACGGCCGCCGCCTGCGCATCACCAACCTCGACAAGGTCGTCTATCCCGAGACCGGCACGACCAAGGGCGAGATCATCGCCTACTACACGGCGATCGCGCCCCACATCCTCCCCCTCCTCGACGGCCGCCCGGTCACCCGCAAGCGCTGGGTCGAGGGGGTCGGAACGACCGATCATCCGGCCGATTCCTTCTTCACGAAGCAGCTCGAGCCCGGAGCCCCGAGCTGGATCCCGCGGCACGAGATCCGCCACTCCGACGGACCGAAGGAGTATCCGCTCGTCGAGGACGTGCCGACTCTCGTGTGGCTCGCCCAGGTCGCCGCGATCGAGCTCCACGTGCCGCAGTGGCGCTTCGCGCCGGACGGCCTGCCCGGCAGGCCCGACCGCCTCGTGCTGGACCTCGACCCCGGCCCCGGCGTCGGCCTCGCCCAGTGCGCGGAGGTCGCCCGCATCGCCCGCGGTCTGCTCACCGGCATCGGCCTCGAGCCCGTTCCCGTCACGAGCGGCAGCAAAGGCATCCACCTCTACGCCGCTCTTCCCGGTCATCAGACCAGTGACGAGATCTCCGCCGTCGTGAAGGAGATCGCGCGGCTCATCGAGACCGAGCATCCCGACCTCGCCACCAGCACCATGGCGAAGGCGGCCCGCGGCGGCAAGGTCTTCCTCGACTGGAGCCAGAACAACGGCAAGAAGACCACGATCTCGCCGTACTCGATGCGGGGGCGGGCGCAGCCGTGGGTGGCCGCACCTCGCACGTGGGACGAACTCGACGACCCCGATCTCGCCCAGCTCGACTTCGCGACCGTGCTGGAGCGCGCGAAATCGGGTCTTGACCCCATCGCCCCGCTGCGCACCGAGCATGCGCCATGGGTGCAGTCGACACATCCGACGGCCTCCGTCGACGAGTCACCCGCCCGGCGCGGTGACGCACCGAGGCACCGGCCGCGCATCGCCGGGGCGGCGAGCGCACCGGCATCCGCCGCCCCCGCTTCCGTCTCGCCCATGCTCGCCGAGAACGGGACGCCCGCGATCGCCCGCGGCCTGAGCTCCCCCTCCTGGGTCGAGGTCAAGTGGGACGGCATCCGGGCGATCGGCACCTGGAGTGACGGACGGATGCTGCTGCACGCCCGCAGCGGCACCGACATCACGGGCCGCTACCCCGAACTCACGGCAGACGGCGCTCCATTCCTGCCCGTCGGCGACGCGATCGTCGACGGAGAGATCGTCGCCTTCGACAGGCAGGGCAGACCGAGCTTCTCGCTGCTGCAGAATCGGATGCACCTCACACGGCCCCGCGAGATCGAACGAGAGGTCGTGCGCACACCGATCGTCTATATGGTCTTCGATCTGCTGCGCCTCGACGGACACGACCTCAGCTCGATGCCCCTGTCACAGCGGCGCACGCTGCTCGAAGAGGTCGTGTCGGATCTGGCCGCCCCGATGCAGGTGCCGCCGGTTTTCGACGACGTGGATGCCGCGCTGGCCGCGAGCGACGAGTTCGGCCTCGAGGGCGTGGTCGTCAAAGACCCGGCCTCCCGCTATCGCGCAGGCCAGCGCTCCCCCGCCTGGCTCAAGCTCAAGCACACCCGGATGCAGGAGGTCGTGATCGTCGGCGTCCGCCCCGGCAAGGGTGACCGCGAGGGGACGTTCGGTTCCCTGCTGCTCGCGGTGCCGGACTCCGGGCGGCTCCGGTACGTCGGACGCGTCGGCACCGGCTTCACCGACCGGATGCTGCGCGATCTGCTCGCACGCCTCGCGCCCCTGCGCGTCGACTCGGCACCGCTCGACGGAGTGCCCGCTGTCGACGCCTCCGACGCACTGTGGGTCGAGCCGGAGCTGGTCGGCGAGGTGGAGTTCGCCAACTGGACCCCCGACGGGGTGCTCCGACATTCCCGCTGGCGCGGGCTGCGCCCCGACAAGTCCCCCGACGAGGTCGTCGTCGAGAGCTGACCCGTCACGCGTGATGCGGTTCGCAGTCCGACTGCTCGGCGGGCTCGATCTGGAAGGTCGAATGCTCCACGTCGAAGTGATGCGCGAGGCACGACTGGAGGTCGCTGAGCAGCTTCGCCGATCGGCCGTCGGCGAGGAGCGCGGGTTCGACGCTGACGTGCGCGCTGAACACCGGAGCGCCGCGGGTCAGCTGCCACACGTGCACGTCGTGCACACCGACGACCCCGTCATAGTCGAGCAGGTGCTGGCGGATGTCGCTGACCGCGGTCCCCTCGGGCGCCGACTCGGAGAGGACCGAGAACACTTCGCGGAGCAGTGCGATGGCGCGAGGGATGATCAGCACGGCGATCATGATCGATGCGAGCGCGTCTGCCGGCATCCATCCGGTCGTGACGATCACGACCGCGGCGATGATCACCATCGCCGAGCCGATGAGATCGCCCATCACCTCGAGGTATGCACCGCGGACGTTGATGCTGGTGCGCTGGGCACGGCTCAGAAGCCACATCGAGATCGCATTGGCCACGAGTCCGACGACCGCGACGACGAGCATCAGCCCTCCGGCGACCTCGGTCTCGCCCGGGTTCAGCAGTCGACCGACCGCTTCGATCCCGACCCACCCGGCGAGCAGGATCAGGATGATCGCGTTGATCAGGGCGCCGAACACCTCGGCCCGCTGGTATCCGAACGTGCGACGGTCATCGGCGGGCCGCGCGGCGACGGCCGCGGCGATCAGAGCGATCACGAGGGCCGATGCGTCGGTGAACATGTGGGCCGCATCCGCCAGCAGCGCGAGCGACCCGGTGAGGATCGCGCCCACGAC contains the following coding sequences:
- a CDS encoding DedA family protein, coding for MHHAALIPWLDPATIIGSAGPWALLVVCFIVFAETGLLVGFLLPGDTLLVISGLLSHPLAGSEHGVFGLNVWIVALLIGLSAFVGGEVGYLIGHKGGPAVFERKESGLFSKKNVERTNAFFERFGGITVILARFVPIVRTFAPVAAGVGHMPWRRYTLYNLIGAILWGFGLTMFGYAIGFIPPVAHFVESYIDLILLAAVGGTALVTLWHYLSERHKAKKEALAGEGETDAAEAEELTLDPEVFDRAPDFDGDGKH
- a CDS encoding TadE family protein; the protein is MDDEGSAALEFITVGVVLLVPLVYLIIALGAIQEQTLGAEAAARQTARVIALAPDADTAELRGERVLADVSEQYGLAPDAIEVSVTCLPATAACPAAGATITVTVAARVALPLIPAIFGADDAASIPVEGTAVQKVSRLWGSG
- a CDS encoding type II secretion system F family protein gives rise to the protein MNPFTTMAIAVLWGGVLSSGVLCLLTAIPRWSATPLMLRIAPYVRDVVADADLPHVALPRAGVLPVGERTLWRRLLAMFERLLGADDVLRRRLSQAGLGLDTTTFRARQLGWVIVGVMTGALTVIVLAVAGRMSPPLALLPTLAGAAAGVGYEARLAMRVATRRGRLTDELPTTLEFLALCLSAGEGFLDSVRRVAAVGSGELTVEFRLVVLAVGTGEPLADALGEMTRRLQLPGLTRAVDQVVAALEHGAPLSAVLHAQAGDAREDAKRVLIEQAGRKEILMLLPLVFLILPLSVLFAIYPGLFILRLGIG
- the ligD gene encoding non-homologous end-joining DNA ligase, with protein sequence MAPEAQNVQIDGRRLRITNLDKVVYPETGTTKGEIIAYYTAIAPHILPLLDGRPVTRKRWVEGVGTTDHPADSFFTKQLEPGAPSWIPRHEIRHSDGPKEYPLVEDVPTLVWLAQVAAIELHVPQWRFAPDGLPGRPDRLVLDLDPGPGVGLAQCAEVARIARGLLTGIGLEPVPVTSGSKGIHLYAALPGHQTSDEISAVVKEIARLIETEHPDLATSTMAKAARGGKVFLDWSQNNGKKTTISPYSMRGRAQPWVAAPRTWDELDDPDLAQLDFATVLERAKSGLDPIAPLRTEHAPWVQSTHPTASVDESPARRGDAPRHRPRIAGAASAPASAAPASVSPMLAENGTPAIARGLSSPSWVEVKWDGIRAIGTWSDGRMLLHARSGTDITGRYPELTADGAPFLPVGDAIVDGEIVAFDRQGRPSFSLLQNRMHLTRPREIEREVVRTPIVYMVFDLLRLDGHDLSSMPLSQRRTLLEEVVSDLAAPMQVPPVFDDVDAALAASDEFGLEGVVVKDPASRYRAGQRSPAWLKLKHTRMQEVVIVGVRPGKGDREGTFGSLLLAVPDSGRLRYVGRVGTGFTDRMLRDLLARLAPLRVDSAPLDGVPAVDASDALWVEPELVGEVEFANWTPDGVLRHSRWRGLRPDKSPDEVVVES
- a CDS encoding cation diffusion facilitator family transporter, giving the protein MHDHAPAAGGIRSASHRRLLAISLSLTATIMVVQVVGAILTGSLALLADAAHMFTDASALVIALIAAAVAARPADDRRTFGYQRAEVFGALINAIILILLAGWVGIEAVGRLLNPGETEVAGGLMLVVAVVGLVANAISMWLLSRAQRTSINVRGAYLEVMGDLIGSAMVIIAAVVIVTTGWMPADALASIMIAVLIIPRAIALLREVFSVLSESAPEGTAVSDIRQHLLDYDGVVGVHDVHVWQLTRGAPVFSAHVSVEPALLADGRSAKLLSDLQSCLAHHFDVEHSTFQIEPAEQSDCEPHHA
- a CDS encoding type II secretion system F family protein codes for the protein MTVLLGAALAAGLLLCASPWLWPPRTEAQPATRRGRLVRVLEEAGFGAVRPRVLTVVMGMLALAAASVVWLVTAIPALSVLAGATAAVSPVVFLRSRRQRLRKRRRQLWPDVCDLLIASIRVGLSLPDAVASLAESSPAMMRPAFVVFARDLRATGRFETSLDRLKLALADPIADRIIETLRMARQVGGTELGGVLRALSSSVRQDAALRGEVEARQSWIRGAAVLGSVAPWVILGLLVLRPEGAAAYGTAEGMIVICLGAAVSVIAYRVMIRIGRLPEPGRWFG
- a CDS encoding TadE/TadG family type IV pilus assembly protein, with the translated sequence MTTPRTPFDERGSSPVEFVLVGTLLTLMTLAVLQLALAVYVRNVVHDAAVDGAYYAALADTTVEQGAARARESITRAVGEEYAEDVSVGHSTSLGQPTIDVRIRTTLPVIGLLGVPFGLEVEAHAPEESFDDG
- a CDS encoding CpaF family protein, with amino-acid sequence MIHPSVLVVERVRQRLRAEATDPSLDPAVARSVALAEVRRFNDLALSRGEIMIDDEAAFVRDVLASVTGFGALQPLLDDPEIEEIWLNGPESIHVARGGVSERLALRLSDSQLRDVVERMLQSTGRRVDISQPFVDASLPDGSRLHVAIADVVRGGWSVNIRKFLPRYRSLDALVAHGALPAELATILHQAMLDGQSIIVSGATHAGKTTFLGALLASCVDRQRIVTVEETFELAVDGPDIVSLQGRQASLEGTGEITLRRLVKEALRMRPDRLVVGEVRDAEALDLVLALNTGVPGAATVHASSAEEALDKLTLLPLLAGRNIDRAFVAPALARAVDLVVHCVRDDDGTRRVHEVIAPNGEVADGRIVCRTLYAYGGDVKVSRRGDLRRIGDAR
- the ku gene encoding non-homologous end joining protein Ku, producing MRTIWKGALTFGLVNVPVKVYSATEDHDVPLHQVHEKDGGRIRYQRTCEVCGETVAYADIDRAYVEEGQTVVLTKDDLAALPAEKSREIDVVEFVPSDQVDLLTLDKPYYLEPDSKSPKAYVLLRKTLEQTDRTAIVRFTLRQKTRLAALRVRGKVLVLQTLLWADEVREAEFPALDEDVRISKKELELSASLVDSYSADFDPESFVDEYQKELRTLIDAKIEAGDTFDVSETFGEAEGDAKSGEVIDLMEALRASVARTKAARSESADTKTSTKTSPSKKKAG
- a CDS encoding NUDIX hydrolase; this translates as MSTLGADVRRLVLAAAVSSERERAGQVDFARFFPDDDGPVSREDGPAHATASALVFDPTLTRTLLVFHTKGQFWVQPGGHLESGDESIADAALRELREETGVVVTDVPEPLVYDLDHHALSSAFGRCASHLDIGVAIVVTDDTALIVSDESEDVRWWPIDALPDQVPVGFDGRVRRLRDRLRV